From the genome of Pyxidicoccus trucidator:
CATCGCCATCACCACCACGCTCTACGTCTTGAATGAGCCGGTGGTGGACATGGTGAAGTTCATCCGCCAGCACAACCCGGACGTCCGCATCGTCGTGGGAGGCCCGCTCATCGCCAACCACTTCCGGCGCTACCAGGGCGACGAGCTGGCCACGGTGCTGGACGACCTGGGCGCCGACCTCTACGTGGTGGAGGGTCAGGGCGAGCTGACGCTGGCGCGGCTCGTCGAGTGCCTGCGGGACGGCGGTGACCTCTCCTCGGTGGCCAACCTCGCCTACGTCGATGAGCGGGGCCCGGTGCGCGCCGGGCGCTATCGGATCAACCCCCGGGTGGAGGAGAACAACCCGCTCGACGAGAACGCCATCGACTGGCGCGCGCTGGCGGACGCCCCGCTGGGGCCGACGCTCCAGACACGCACCGCCCGCAGCTGCGCCTACAGCTGCTCGTTCTGCGCCTACCCCATGCGCGCGGGAAGCCTGACGCTGGCGGGCCTCGACGCCGTCGGGCGTGAGCTGGACGCGATGGCCGAGCTGGGCACGCGCAATGTCGTCTTCATCGACGACACCTTCAACGTGCCGCTCAAGCGCTTCAAGGAGCTGTGCCGGCTGATGATCGAGCGCCGGTACGGCTTCAACTGGTTCTCCTACTTCCGCTGCAGCAACGCGGACGAGGAGTCCGTCGAGCTGGCGGCCCGCAGCGGCTGCCGGGGTGTGTTCCTTGGCATCGAGTCGGGCTCCCCGCGGATCCTGACGAACATGAACAAGGCCGCCAGCGTGGAGAAGTACGCCAACGGGATGAAGTGGCTGCATGGCCACGGCATCCAGACCTTCGCCTCGTTCATCGTCGGCTTTCCGGGCGAGACGGAGGAGACCGTGGAGGAGACCATCGAGTTCCTCCAGCAGACCCGGCCCGACTACTACCGCGCCCAGCTCTGGTACTGCGAGCCAGGGACTCCCGTGGACGCCAAGCGGCAGCAGTATGGAATCTCCGGTCAGGGCTTCAGCTGGCGGCACGCCACCATGGAGAGCCTGGAGGCGATGGACCACATCGACCGGATGTTCCTCACGATCAACGGCTCCACGTGGCTGCCGCAATGGTCTTTCGATTTCTGGATCATCCCGTACATGCTCGGCAGGGGCATGGGGCTGGACCAGTTCAACGTGCTGATGCGGCTCGCGCATCGGCTCCTCGCGCTCGAGATCGCCTACGTGCCGCCGGAGGAGAAGCGCACCCTCCAGGAAGGCTACCTGCGGCAGATGCGTGAGCACGTGCGCCAGTGGGGTGCGCCCTCCCTGGGTGCGCGCTAGCAGGATGGCAGTGACGCCTGGCGGCGGGGCCGGCGGCGAGCCGGTGCGAGCCCAGGCGGAGACCCGGAACTTGCGAGAGTGGGCATGGACGTCTACCGGCTGTCTCCCCAGCAGCAGCGCGTGTGGCGGCTTCAGCGCCACGGCGAGCCGTTCCGCGTCGAGTGTCTGATGCGGCTCGAGGGAGCGCTCCACCAGGACGCCCTCACGCGCGCCCTGGAGCAGCTCGTGGAGCGGCACGAGGTGCTGCGCACGCTGTTTCCGGCCATGCCCGGGCAGAGCGAGCCGGCGCAGGCCGTGGCGCCCCGCGGCGAGGTGGCGTGGGCCACGGTGGACCTGCGCATGCTCGGCCCGGAGGAGCGGGAGCGCCACGCGCGAGCGCACTTCGAAGCGGTGTGCGCGCAGCCGTTCGCGCTCGATTCCGGACCGATGCTGCGCGTGACGCTGGCGACCCTGGACGAGCGGCTGCACCTGCTCGGGCTCATCCTCCCGGCCATGCGCGCGGACGCCGCCACCCTGCGGCTGCTCTGCCGCGAGCTCCAGAGCGCCTACGCAGCGCCCGCGGGCAGGCCCGGGTCCACTTCCGCGCCGCTGCCCTATCTCTCCTTCTCCGAGTGGCAGGGCGAGCTGCTCGCCGAGCGCGCCGAGCCATCAAGCCCCGCCGCGGCCTGGTGGGAGCGGCACTCCCGCGAGGCCCCGAGCGTCGCGCTGCCGCTCGAGCGCCGAGGCGTAGCGCCGCCGTACCGCGTGGAGCGCCACCCCCTCACGCTGCGAGGCGAAGCGCTGGCGTCATTGGAGGGCGCGGCGCATCGCGCCGGGGGCACCCTGGAGGGGCTCGTGCTCGCCACCTGGGCGGCGTTGCTCGGCAAGCTCGCTGGACAGAAGGAGCTCGTGCTCGGCCTGTGGAGCGACGGTCGCGAGCACCCGGAGCTGGCGGAGACCTTCGGGCCGATGGGGCGCTGGCTGCCGCTGCGCTGCGACGTGGCGCCGACGCGGCGCCTCGGCGAGCTGGCCCGGCAGCTTCAGCAGACCCGGAGCGAGCTGCTCGAGTGGCAGCGCTACTTCGTCTGGCCCGTCGAGGAGGGGGAGCCCGTCGCGGGCCGGGACTACCCGGCCTTCGGCTTCGCGTGGGAGGAGGAGGCCGCCGGCGAGCCCGCCGCCTCCGGGTTCCGGGGCGAGCTCCGGCGAGCCTTCGTGGACCGCGCCAAGGTGTCCCTCGCTGGCGCTCACGCGGGCGGCTCGCTGCGCCTCGAGCTCCAGTATGACGCGGGCCTCCTGTCCGAAGCGGACATCCGGCACGTGGCCGCCCAGTTGGAAGCGCTCCTCGAGCATGCGGCCCGCGCGCCGGAGGCACCGCTGGAGGCACTGCAGCCACTGGGGGCCCGCGAGCGCGAGCGGCTCCTGGTGGACTTCAACGCCACGGCACAGCGCATCCCCTCCCGCTGCGTCCACGAGTGGATCTCCGAGGTAGCGGCCCGCCACCCGACCCGTACCGCGGTCGTCTTCGAGGCCCAGTCCCTCACCTATGCCGAGCTCGAGGCCCGGGCCAACCAGCTTGCCCACGCCCTGCGGCGGCGCGGCGCGGGGCCGGAGCGCCGGGTCGGCCTGTTGCTCGAGCGTTCCATCGAGATGGTGGTGGGGATGCTCGGGGCGATGAAGGCGGGGGCCGCGTACGTGCCGCTGGAGCCGTCGCAGCCCCGTCAGCGGCTGATGTACCTGCTGG
Proteins encoded in this window:
- a CDS encoding PhpK family radical SAM P-methyltransferase — its product is MSESKRLDCIVVGYNETRFDEYEATLQRYGQDSEAYRDLKFSFVDIGGRKLTYAELLNHVYRETLGPAEPHRDFLSGDLPSLAAVYLTSFLRRRGLQASYINLFQHEKRALAELLARNPRCIAITTTLYVLNEPVVDMVKFIRQHNPDVRIVVGGPLIANHFRRYQGDELATVLDDLGADLYVVEGQGELTLARLVECLRDGGDLSSVANLAYVDERGPVRAGRYRINPRVEENNPLDENAIDWRALADAPLGPTLQTRTARSCAYSCSFCAYPMRAGSLTLAGLDAVGRELDAMAELGTRNVVFIDDTFNVPLKRFKELCRLMIERRYGFNWFSYFRCSNADEESVELAARSGCRGVFLGIESGSPRILTNMNKAASVEKYANGMKWLHGHGIQTFASFIVGFPGETEETVEETIEFLQQTRPDYYRAQLWYCEPGTPVDAKRQQYGISGQGFSWRHATMESLEAMDHIDRMFLTINGSTWLPQWSFDFWIIPYMLGRGMGLDQFNVLMRLAHRLLALEIAYVPPEEKRTLQEGYLRQMREHVRQWGAPSLGAR